The genomic window TATTAATTACCATTTTGTATCATTTTTATTCTACCTTATAATAGTAACCGGATCATATCTTCTTAAAAGAGGAGGAATCTATGTGCGGGAGTTGGCAAGGATGGCAGGGGTCTGCCCTGACATGGGACAGAATTAGTGTGGAAGCCCGGAAAATAGCTGTACAGCGATCTATGAAAAAGGCCTGTCCTTATTGCTGTAAATAAATTCCAACAGGACAGGCAGGCAAGATCTGAGCCGGATGTCATCAGGTTTATCCGCAATAACTTTTCGTATTGCCTCATCAAAAAACAATCCCAAAGGGAATAGATGCCTCATTTAGAAATCCAAGAGCGGAGACCGGAGTCGCCCTGTTTTCCGGCCAGGTATTTTCTTCCCATAATTATTGCAGTTACAATGAGCGGCACTGCAGTCAGGAGGTACGGCAGATGGATATTCCATGTGAACAAAATGCTTCCTACCACCGGGCCCGCGGCCTGTCCAAGGCTATTGGCGGCGCTTTGCAGGCCAAGTGCAGCTCCGGCGTGTTTACCGGAGCGTTTACTTACCAGTGATGCCAGGCCCGGATTAAGAGCGGCCATGCCAAGCGCAAATAAGACTACGTAAAAGAGAATAAACGTCATGGTCTGCGCTGTCATCAACAAAATCAGGGCACTCCCCATGAGTCCGAAACCAAGCGACAACATGGGCATTTCACCAACCCTGCCGATGAACCGGCCTACCACTCCGGCCTGAGCGGCAGCCATAATAAACCCGCATACCATAAACACAAGGCCCATCTCTGACGGCCCGAAATTCATCATCCTCTGTGCATGCAGGGCAAATGTGCCTTCAAACAGGGATAAAGCGAAATAACCGAGAAAAGATAATACAAGCAGATCAAGGAATGATTTGCGTATAACCTTCCAGCCTATATCAGGGTGTGATGCGCTGTTGTTTGGAGACTGTTTCTGATGTGGTTCACGGCCCGGCATCCGGATTGATTCAGGTAAAAAACGCATGGTTGCCAATAAAGCAATAACCGCAAGGATAGCTGCTGCAAAAAACGGTATTGAAAAATCATTAACAAAGAAACGGCCGAAACGATATTCCATGTGCCAGTCCAGCCGCGACAGGTATGCGCCTAATGCCGGACCAGTGACCACGCCCAGTCCGATAGCGCTACCCAACCATGCCATCCCCTTCCCGCGCTCTGTCTCTGAAGTGAGGTCCGCAACATAGGCACTCGCAGTCGGCAATACGGCTGCTGAAAGAATGCCCCCCAGAATACGGGCAGCATAGAGAACAAACAGATTTGTTCCTATACCAAAGAGCGCCATAAAAACAGCGTAGCCACTCAATCCGATCATAAAAAGCGGGCGGCGGCCGATCCGGTCCGACCACCTGCCCCAGAGCGGAGCGAAAAAAAACTGCATAAGTGCGAAAACTCCGGTCAAAAGACCAACGTGAATATATGCCTTCTGAGCTGTGGCGCCCTCAGCCAATGCCAGCCGTTCAATGTAAAATGCCAGCACCGGCAGTGTCAGCCCGTAACCGATCATGACCACGAACAGGCAGAAAAGAAGAATGCCAAGCCGGTTTTTCATTGAATGTTTCACCTATACTCTAAAAGTTTTCCTAAAGAGGTTGGGGTTCTCTGAGGCCGGGAAGGAAGAATCTGCCTGTTATCGAGTATATCCAGAGGTATTCGACAGGTACCGGGAGACAGCCCTTGAGCCCGGCTTCGGCTTTGTTGCTTCCGGTCCGCTCGTCAGGAGTTCGATAAACGCCGAGGAGATGTATTGCACCCAAAACAATGGTGTTTGATCCATAGACCACACCATAGAGATGCCTTAATAATTTTAAATGTCCTCAGCAGTAATAAAAGACACCTTTCCTTTCCTCTCTTTTTCCTCGAACTTCTCGATTATCTCCATATCCACCAGGTTTTCATATAGTTCAAATATTGATTTCTTTATTAAGGTTGATTTATCAACACCCAAATTCTCGGATAACACTTTTAAGATTTTTTCTTCCTCTTTATTCAACCTGACAGATATCACTCCCATCTTTTATATACCTCCTCCCTTTTAGCAATAGAGATAACGTAGTAATTTTTGTCCTCTATATAAAATATCGCTCTATACTTACCCTTCCGTAAACGATAGTAGGCCCTTTTTTCCGAAGATTTTAGTTTTTTTATGTCAAAAAGTCCCAAGTCATTAGTCATATCTAATGCAATGAAAATATTATTAAACCTCTTGAAGATTTCTTTTGGTAAGCTCTCTCTCTTTACAGCCTTTTTAATATCCTTTTCATAAAAGACCATATATTTATGTTTACATTGTATTACACTGTTTGTCAAGTTGTTTGTACCTAAAAGGAGAGACTTTTAGTTGAACGGTTTTACCTGCCTGACTTCACTTAATTATTTTGGAACTCCGGGAGTGAATATATGCCTTGTTACGAGGCTGCTTCTGCGTTCACGTTTGTTACAACCCGGATATTTGCTCACACGCCTTCAGCGAACTTTGTCGATGGGCTTCACATGGTTACGTTTCCATCACCACCTGCCATCAAAGCTACATGGCTCCGGCTTTTACCATCACGGGTCTTTCACCCGTTAGTATACGCTACCCTTTGCTGGGCATG from bacterium BMS3Abin08 includes these protein-coding regions:
- the tetA gene encoding tetracycline resistance protein, class B, which translates into the protein MKNRLGILLFCLFVVMIGYGLTLPVLAFYIERLALAEGATAQKAYIHVGLLTGVFALMQFFFAPLWGRWSDRIGRRPLFMIGLSGYAVFMALFGIGTNLFVLYAARILGGILSAAVLPTASAYVADLTSETERGKGMAWLGSAIGLGVVTGPALGAYLSRLDWHMEYRFGRFFVNDFSIPFFAAAILAVIALLATMRFLPESIRMPGREPHQKQSPNNSASHPDIGWKVIRKSFLDLLVLSFLGYFALSLFEGTFALHAQRMMNFGPSEMGLVFMVCGFIMAAAQAGVVGRFIGRVGEMPMLSLGFGLMGSALILLMTAQTMTFILFYVVLFALGMAALNPGLASLVSKRSGKHAGAALGLQSAANSLGQAAGPVVGSILFTWNIHLPYLLTAVPLIVTAIIMGRKYLAGKQGDSGLRSWISK